Proteins from a single region of Kluyveromyces lactis strain NRRL Y-1140 chromosome C complete sequence:
- the MIX17 gene encoding Mix17p (similar to uniprot|Q03667 Saccharomyces cerevisiae YMR002W Hypothetical ORF) produces the protein MARSRGSARPVSRPQTRSASTVAAPAPAQHQAPNAYSHPPHTAQPQQPGMFAQMASTAAGVAVGSTIGHTLGAGITGMFSGSSSAPAEQQQQQVAAPVQADTFQNQQATHCDVDARNFTRCLEDNGGNMQICDYYLQQLKACQEAARQY, from the coding sequence ATGGCTCGTTCAAGAGGTTCTGCTAGACCGGTTTCAAGACCGCAAACTCGTTCTGCATCTACTGTAGCTGCTCCAGCTCCAGCTCAGCACCAAGCTCCTAATGCGTACTCGCATCCACCACACACAGCTCAACCACAACAACCGGGTATGTTCGCTCAGATGGCTTCCACTGCCGCCGGTGTCGCCGTTGGTTCTACCATCGGTCATACTCTAGGTGCTGGTATCACCGGTATGTTCTCCGGTTCATCATCTGCACCAGCTgaacaacagcagcaacaagTTGCTGCCCCAGTGCAGGCAGACACTTTCCAAAACCAACAAGCAACTCACTGTGACGTAGATGCCAGAAACTTCACACGTTGTCTAGAGGACAACGGTGGTAACATGCAAATCTGTGACTACTACTTGCAACAATTGAAGGCTTGCCAAGAAGCTGCTCGTCAATACTAA
- the AIM34 gene encoding Aim34p (similar to uniprot|Q03673 Saccharomyces cerevisiae YMR003W) → MSLRKVRSLPSLRVLAEVSNPLVRVPPPSFTYQTRQVHNTKKNEHSPMLSSDSHASFTRMSLKTLKNECRTRGLKVSGKKTELVERILLFEGSSSKKLHTSAIQRAKNDSSHIDSMKIPNVAKLEAEAESRKTDYIVKVPSIVNNAATEPKTKIEKDYEKKLQPADKKPLAENVGTVATPDADNVIQTPSVSDSIKVVNPEEELRSGSSEQGRSYSQQDEELTSRDKKFLLGFAGTVAAWWSLRFWKKEESKK, encoded by the coding sequence ATGTCATTGAGAAAAGTTAGATCTCTACCATCTTTGAGGGTACTAGCGGAAGTTTCAAACCCATTAGTGAGGGTTCCTCCTCCTTCTTTCACATATCAAACTAGACAGGTTCACAATACTAAGAAAAACGAACACAGCCCCATGCTTTCTAGTGATTCTCATGCTTCGTTCACCAGGATGAGtttgaagactttgaagaatgagTGCCGTACCCGCGGGTTGAAAGTTAGCGGTAAGAAGACGGAATTGGTGGAAAGAATTCTGTTATTTGAAGGATCTAGCTCTAAAAAATTGCATACATCGGCTATCCAACGAGCCAAGAACGATTCTTCACACATCGATTCTATGAAGATCCCGAACGTTGCTAAATTGGAAGCTGAGGCAGAGAGCAGGAAAACGGATTACATAGTGAAAGTCCCATCAATAGTGAATAATGCAGCTACTGAACCGAAGACAAAGATCGAAAAAGACTACGAAAAGAAGCTGCAACCGGCAGATAAGAAGCCGCTAGCAGAAAATGTCGGCACCGTAGCTACTCCAGACGCTGATAATGTCATTCAGACTCCTTCGGTCAGTGATTCGATAAAAGTGGTGAacccagaagaagaacttaGATCCGGATCCAGTGAACAGGGCAGAAGTTATTCTCaacaagatgaagaattgacaTCTAGGGATAAGAAGTTTTTACTTGGATTTGCTGGAACAGTGGCAGCATGGTGGTCATTGCGATTCTGGAAAAAAGAGGAGTCAAAAAAATGA